In one bacterium genomic region, the following are encoded:
- a CDS encoding sodium-translocating pyrophosphatase encodes MSFLPKVSRVFSAAFVALIGLLAASMPSMASEADLVVPNLSQNPASFHLLLIGMGVCVAGLVYGLVEYFNVKNKPAHKSMLEIGNLIFETCKTYLIQQGKFLLVLELFIAACIGFYFGFLQHMKAYEVAAILGMSVVGILGSYSIAWFGIRMNTLANARTAFASLTGKPFQIMQLPLRTGMSIGLLLVSVELLIMLAILLFIPGHLAGACFIGFAIGESLGASALRVAGGIFTKIADIGSDLMKIQFNIKEDDPRNPGVIADCTGDNAGDSVGPTADGFETYGVTGVALISFILLGVHEELKIPLLTWIFVMRYLMIVTSVVSYFLNNLVCESLYGKSSKFDFEIPLTSLVWVTSVLSIVMTFAVSYWQLSTFSNNLWLVLSIIISCGTLGAALIPELTKVFTSTNSKHTKEVVTASREGGASLTILSGLVSGNFSGFWIGLSIVALMAGSYFASLHHLDVIMIYPSVFAFGLVAFGFLGMGPVTIAVDSYGPVTDNAQSVYELSLIEEIPNIAEEIKNDFGFEPDFENGKKLLEENDGAGNTFKATAKPVLIGTAVVGATTMIFSLILVIKNTLGVRPEDLLNLLNPFTLLGLLCGGAVIYWFTGASIQAVSTGAYRAVEYIKKNINLDVAGGKASTENSKEVVKICTVYAQKGMFNIFIALFSFALAFAFFSAPFMTGANKEAPVAFFVSYLVGIALFGLYQAIFMANAGGCWDNAKKIVETELCEKGTPLHEATVIGDTVGDPFKDTSSVAMNPIIKFTTLFGLLAMEIAIAEAFRPYAPYAGAFFFVVALVFVWRSFYDMQIPVLPEAAEKKTEELANV; translated from the coding sequence GTGAGCTTTTTACCAAAAGTTAGTCGTGTCTTTAGTGCCGCTTTCGTTGCACTAATCGGACTACTGGCTGCATCAATGCCTTCAATGGCAAGTGAAGCAGATCTTGTAGTTCCAAATTTATCTCAAAATCCGGCAAGCTTCCATTTATTACTTATCGGAATGGGTGTTTGCGTAGCAGGATTAGTTTACGGGCTTGTGGAATATTTCAACGTAAAAAACAAACCTGCCCACAAATCAATGTTGGAAATAGGAAACCTTATTTTCGAAACCTGTAAAACATACCTTATCCAACAAGGCAAATTTTTATTAGTACTCGAATTATTCATTGCAGCATGTATCGGATTTTATTTCGGATTTTTGCAGCACATGAAAGCTTATGAAGTAGCTGCAATCCTTGGAATGTCAGTTGTAGGTATTCTCGGTTCCTATTCAATCGCGTGGTTCGGAATCAGAATGAACACTCTGGCAAACGCAAGAACCGCATTCGCTTCACTCACAGGAAAACCGTTCCAAATAATGCAGCTTCCTTTAAGAACAGGAATGAGCATCGGACTTTTACTCGTAAGCGTTGAACTTTTAATAATGCTTGCAATTTTACTTTTCATACCTGGACACTTAGCAGGCGCTTGCTTTATCGGTTTCGCAATCGGTGAATCACTAGGCGCAAGTGCATTAAGAGTAGCAGGCGGTATCTTCACAAAAATCGCTGATATCGGTTCTGACTTGATGAAAATCCAGTTCAACATCAAAGAAGATGATCCTAGAAACCCGGGAGTTATTGCTGATTGTACAGGCGACAACGCAGGCGACAGCGTAGGACCTACGGCTGACGGCTTTGAAACCTACGGTGTAACAGGCGTTGCACTTATCAGTTTTATTCTTTTAGGCGTTCACGAAGAATTAAAAATCCCTTTACTTACATGGATATTCGTAATGCGTTATTTAATGATAGTAACATCAGTCGTATCTTACTTCTTGAATAACTTAGTATGCGAATCATTATACGGCAAAAGCAGCAAATTCGATTTCGAAATCCCTTTAACTTCATTAGTATGGGTAACATCAGTTTTATCTATCGTAATGACTTTTGCAGTAAGCTACTGGCAGTTAAGTACCTTCTCAAACAACTTGTGGCTGGTACTTTCAATAATAATCAGCTGCGGAACATTAGGAGCTGCGTTAATTCCTGAATTAACAAAAGTCTTCACAAGCACAAACTCAAAACATACCAAAGAAGTTGTAACCGCATCAAGAGAAGGCGGAGCATCCCTAACAATTCTTTCAGGACTTGTATCAGGAAACTTCAGCGGATTCTGGATCGGTTTATCAATCGTTGCTCTTATGGCTGGCTCATATTTCGCAAGCCTGCATCACCTTGACGTTATAATGATTTACCCTTCAGTATTTGCTTTCGGGCTTGTAGCGTTCGGCTTCCTCGGAATGGGACCTGTAACAATCGCCGTAGACAGCTACGGACCAGTTACAGACAACGCGCAATCAGTATATGAACTTTCATTAATCGAAGAAATTCCTAACATCGCCGAAGAAATCAAAAACGACTTCGGATTCGAGCCTGACTTTGAAAACGGCAAAAAATTGCTGGAAGAAAACGACGGCGCAGGAAATACATTTAAAGCCACCGCAAAACCTGTTCTTATCGGAACAGCTGTTGTCGGAGCAACCACAATGATATTTTCACTGATTCTTGTAATCAAAAACACACTCGGAGTAAGACCAGAAGACCTACTTAACCTGTTAAATCCTTTCACATTGTTAGGATTGCTTTGCGGCGGAGCGGTAATATACTGGTTCACGGGCGCATCTATACAGGCAGTATCCACAGGAGCTTACAGAGCAGTAGAATACATTAAAAAGAACATCAACTTAGACGTTGCAGGCGGCAAAGCTTCAACCGAGAACTCAAAAGAAGTTGTTAAAATCTGTACAGTGTACGCCCAAAAAGGTATGTTCAACATCTTTATCGCATTATTCTCGTTTGCACTGGCTTTTGCCTTCTTCTCCGCGCCGTTTATGACCGGAGCAAACAAAGAAGCACCTGTTGCTTTCTTCGTAAGCTACCTTGTAGGCATCGCATTATTCGGCTTATACCAAGCAATCTTTATGGCTAATGCCGGCGGATGTTGGGATAACGCTAAAAAAATCGTCGAAACAGAACTTTGTGAAAAAGGAACACCTCTTCATGAAGCTACAGTTATCGGCGACACAGTAGGCGACCCTTTCAAAGACACTTCATCAGTTGCAATGAACCCGATTATCAAATTCACAACGCTTTTCGGACTTCTTGCAATGGAAATCGCAATCGCAGAAGCTTTCAGACCTTATGCACCTTATGCTGGGGCTTTCTTCTTCGTGGTTGCACTGGTATTTGTATGGAGATCATTCTATGATATGCAAATCCCCGTTCTCCCCGAAGCTGCTGAAAAAAAAACTGAAGAACTAGCTAACGTATAG